In Phocoena phocoena chromosome 11, mPhoPho1.1, whole genome shotgun sequence, one DNA window encodes the following:
- the DEPDC4 gene encoding LOW QUALITY PROTEIN: DEP domain-containing protein 4 (The sequence of the model RefSeq protein was modified relative to this genomic sequence to represent the inferred CDS: inserted 1 base in 1 codon) — protein MGLIFTEIFQGNQDLHHGNPSSRAGAGGSPSRWLQPGVSSRFQASSGDSGLPDPLPGARRSPSPASRGRPEPRRPHLHPAGPSPGNSRQPRGPWEAYPGRGSFPIPFRCLRSPSESAAGEGGRSVPVGGPRRLATAAGLLHSLSHSRGLKGWNRRREGGGEGRDWGGRVREGEEDRKASQPGHDVTSCLFGRGGAGASSASASRERGGGGVTGRGRSPADEFMALLLTPWFRSLGSQSQLPGPGRSVSSFVSPRDVFCRKRRTGCSGPFQATQLWDGIIHSLQTQVEIKRRRHHLRTYKDCFTGSDAVDVVLSHLMQNMCLSSNDISRLKGVRLCQVLMNHKVFEPVEMKLLKNEKELEFEDSNSSLYRFLGNKSSYVFCKRKKDSETGLNDEIKAKESLRPEGKLISNPLAQEIGEERIEELIDTMSGTLALPPNITVDKPVLPLSKEDVWKQQTLLRILQXIHIPFLENILEPPVKTQNLQLSKEEDLVISNTCLDREVIPSLCLLEIDNWLNSAIECLEYFPDHLIVTVSEQLVQNRNEETRLNTQKKLLFDVIVKYYNQERDCLLTDEYFDIHSGIIELLENEKRSEALEATQLCLRLLLPNVREELRRLLTFMATASEPNAYKLQKQFDNKTVVLKTLAKAVLQSKSLLRVRAEKLVLFLLEFHSELFKTPVTLLDLVSKKLKKLLHGEDPDAISGNDKVFIEKELKHLPLPS, from the exons ATGGGGTTGATTTTTACAGAAATATTCCAGG GGAACCAAGATCTCCACCACGGAAACCCGAGCTCCCGAGCCGGAGCCGGGGGCTCTCCCAGCAGATGGCTCCAGCCCGGGGTCTCCAGTCGCTTCCAGGCCTCTTCGGGAGACTCGGGCCTCCCAGATCCTCTCCCCGGAGCTCGCCGCTCCCCCAGCCCAGCTTCGCGCGGGCGCCCAGAGCCCCGCCGGCCCCACCTGCACCCGGCAGGCCCGTCACCAGGCAACAGTCGCCAGCCCCGGGGACCTTGGGAGGCCTACCCCGGGCGCGGGTCCTTCCCCATTCCTTTTCGCTGCTTGAGGAGCCCAAGCGAGAGCGCTGCCGGTGAAGGAGGTCGTTCCGTGCCCGTGGGGGGG CCCCGGCGCCTGGCCACTGCCGCCGGCTTACTCCATAGCCTCTCACACTCGCGCGGCCTCAAAGGCTGGAAccggaggagggaagggggaggggaggggagggactgggGAGGAAGAGtaagggagggggaagaagaccgaaaggccagccagcccgggcATGACGTCACTTCCTGCTTGTTCggaaggggcggggccggggcgtcTTCGGCCTCCGCCTCCCGAGaacggggtgggggcggggttaCGGGCCGGGGGAGGAGCCCGGCGGACGAGTTTATGGCGCTTCTTTTGACTCCGTGGTTCCGTAGCCTTGGCAGCCAGAGCCAGCTTCCCGGCCCAGGGCGGAGTGTGTCAAGTTTCGTGAGCCCTAGAGATGTTTTCTGCCGGAAAAGGAGGACAG gatGCTCTGGTCCTTTTCAAGCTACTCAGCTATGGGATGGTATTATTCACTCCCTTCAGACtcaagtggaaataaaaagaaggaggCATCATTTACGAACATACAAAGACTGTTTTACTGGTTCTGATGCTGTTGATGTAGTACTAAGTCATCTTATGCAAAATATGTGCCTGAGTAGTAATGATATCTCTCGTCTTAAAGGAGTTCGTCTTTGTCAAGTTCTAATGAACCATAAAGTATTTGAACCAGTAGAAATGAAGCTactcaaaaatgaaaaggaattggAATTTGAGGATTCAAACAGTAGTCTCTACAGGTTTCTAGGGAATAAATCATCTTATGTTTtttgcaaaagaaagaaggatTCTGAGACTGGgttaaatgatgaaataaaagcaaaggaatCTTTAAG ACCAGAAGGCAAACTGATTTCAAATCCTCTAGCACAAGAGATTGGTGAGGAAAGAATTGAGGAACTTATTGATACAATGAGTGGGACTCTGGCTTTACCTCCAAACATCACAGTTGACAAACCTGTTCTTCCACTTTCAAAAGAAG ATGTTTGGAAACAACAAACATTGCTACGTATTCTTC CTATTCACATTCcattcttagaaaatattttggagcCTCCAGTTAAAACACAAAATCTCCAATTAAGTAAAGAGGAAGATCTTGTTATCTCAAACACTTGCCTCGACAGAGAGGTTATTCCAAGCTTATGTCTACTTGA GATTGATAACTGGCTTAATTCAGCAATTGAATGCTTGGAATATTTCCCTGACCATTTAATAGTTACTGTCAGCGAGCAGTTAgttcaaaacagaaatgaagagacAAGATTGAATACACAGAAGAAGTTACTCTTTGATGTCATAGTAAAATATTATAATCAAGAGAGAGATTGCTTATTAACTGATGAGTACTTTGATATTCATTCAGGAATTATTGAACTTTTAG aaaatgagaaaagatcaGAAGCACTTGAAGCAACACAACTATGTCTAAGATTGTTGTTGCCCAACGTTAGAGAAGAATTACGACGGCTACTCACTTTTATGGCAACTGCATCAGAACCCAATGCCTACAAATTACAAAAACAG TTTGATAACAAAACGGTGGTCCTGAAAACTCTTGCCAAAGCAGTTTTGCAATCCAAATCATTATTAAGAGTACGGGCAGAAAAACTAGTCTTGTTTCTACTGGAGTTCCACTCTGAGCTCTTCAAG ACACCGGTTACTTTATTGGATCTGGTTAGTAAGAAACTTAAGAAGCTTCTACATGGAGAAGATCCAGATGCTATATCAG GAAATGACAAAGTTTTTATAGAGAAGGAGCTTAAACACTTGCCCCTACCCAGTTGA